Below is a genomic region from candidate division KSB1 bacterium.
GCGGGAAATCTGCTCGAACTGATGGACCTTGCCAATGACTGGGTTCGCGTTCGACCAATCATGGGACAAGCCTTTGTGGCTCAAACCTATTTAGCCCCTGTCGCTGCTGAAATTCTATCAATTCCCACAGGCCATGGAGACCCGCTCAAACCACCAAATCATTTAATTATTCCGATACAAGACGCCTTCTCAACAGAGCAGCAGATCATGGCAGCCAATTGGAATGATTATGGCGGGCTAATTCAGCAAATCAGTAGCAAATTTTCGATCGATCCTGTGGTCGTGCTGGCGGTATTGAGCGTGGAATCTCGAGGAAAAGGTTTTGGTCTCGACGGCCGTTTGTTGATCCGATTTGAAAATCATTATTTTTACCAATTCTGGGGCAAGGCTAACGAAGAGCTGTTTCATCGCCATTTCCGATTCCACTCTGTACACCCTTGGCAGGGACATCAGTATCGACGCTCTCAATCAGCCAAATGGCTTGACGTCCATACTGATGATCAGCGCAGCGAATGGGATGCCTTTGAATTTGCCAAACAATTGGATCGCCTCGCAGCGTTCCAATCCATCAGCATGGGCAGCCCGCAAATCATGGGCGCGAACTTCGATCGAATCGGTTATGATTCGCCAGAAGAGATGTTTTTCGCGTTCCAATCCGACTCCCGGGAGCAACTCTGGGCGATGTTTCGATATATTGAGAGCAAAAATTTGATCCCAGAACTGATCAGCGAAAACTTCATTCGATTTGCAGAGGCTTATAACGGCCCTGCTCAGGCATCTGCTTATGGCGAGAAATTAAGACAGCATGTAGACCAATTTCGAAAAATTGCGCCGAAGCTGGTGTGATCCCATTGTTCATTAAGCTGACCGTATTTGATCTCAAGGAGAACGTTATGAGAAGAACGATATTTCTCATTTTGGTGGTGATTTTGGTGCTTGGCGCGCTGGCTTTGTTGATTTTCAAGGTCGTTGACTGGCAGAAGGTGCTAATCGGCATCGCTGGGCTCACGCCATTCGGCCAGGCGTTACAAAAAAAACTTGCTAAAATTGATGAGGAATTCGAGCGCCGACGTCGGGAAGAGGCCGAATACCAGGCTCGGATGGCCGAGCGCCGCGAGTTGCTGGAAAAGCAGATCGCTCATTTGGAAAAGGAGATCGCGCTTATCGATCGGCGATATGAGATGCTCGAAAAACAGCGCAGCACCATCCTCGAGGCAATTGAGCAAATGCCAAGAGAAAAGAAAATCGAGCTGTTCCGCGAAACGTTCGGACAATAACATACCTTCACTCCCAAAATGGAGGCACTGATGATCATTCGAATAGTATCGCTGTCCATTCTGATGCTATGGTCGGTCATAGCTTTTAGCCAAGAACTTTATCCGAAGTTTTACGAAGCTGGCAACAGAATCAATTTCGTCCCAGAGAAAAATGTCTATATCATCACCGAGACGCAATTGGATAGTTGTCTCAAAGTCAATGCGCTCTATTTGAATTGCGAAAAGCGAATTGGTTTATTGCAACTGAAAACCAGTCATCAAGATTCGGTGATCAAACTGCTGCGTTTAAAAGAACAGAATTTCGATTCTACGCTCGCCCATACCAATCAAAAATTATCCCAATGCACAGATGAATCCCAAGCATGTCAGAAAGATCTGGCCAAACAGAAATTTTATAAGAAAGTGCTGTTGGGAATATCTGGGCTGGAAGCGATGTTATTGATCCTGGTGTTGGTGATGACTTAGTTGATCTGTCTTGTTCTTGGGCATTAAATGAGTTTTTGTCGAATAAGGATTTCGATCCTCCACAGTTTATTTCAAATTAGATGATTGGTGACCAAGTGGGCTATCCTTGATTTATAACGGTCTGCCAGGTCAAATGAATTTTCAAGCGTAAGACCGCTGGCTGGCAAGTGGAATCAAGCCCATATCACTAGATTTCTACAAAGTCACAGACAAAAGCCAATGCGGGAGGCCGCCAAAAGCCGATTCCATGTACGTGAGTTAAAAAGTTCTGGCAGTGCTTACTTCGTGCGGAATCAGGGTTTTCTGGATTTTGAAGATGTCTATTAAATTGTCGCAAAGGAGAATGATATGCCATTAGTACCGAGCGAAAACAGCACGATTTCATTAGCGGTCCGCCGCAGGATCCGCTGGGGCGTCACTGCCTTTTTTATTTTTATCTTGATCATCGCTTTCTATATTATTCATCAATATTTTTACAGCTCAGCCAAGCCAGGCATCAGCAATATGTATTTGACCTTTGTTCTGGCCCTGCTGATCGTTTGGTTTTTGGGAGTTATTTTGTTTCTCATATATCTGGTTTTGAAATATGACCCTTTGACCAATCCGGATAATCCCTACATTAACCAGACGATGAGTTTACCGCCAGGGGTATTTCGCGTCATCCTTACGCTATCGCTGCTGTTTTCTGTCGTGCTGATGGAGGGATATGCATTGATCAATATGGATGAATATGAGAAAATCCAAAAAATACTTGATCCGCTGCTGACCGCATTTCAATTGATGATCGCTTTTTACTTTGGCACTAAAATGCTTGGAATGGTGAGTGGCAAAGATGAAGAAGAGGTGAAGCCAAAGGGGTAATCGATACGCCATGTTGTCTCCAATCCTTTTCGTAAATGGCAAATTGTTAGTTATGACATTGGCGCTAATCATTGAGTTAGGGGGACGATTTAGGACAAGCATTGTGGCCGAAATTCAGCAGTGCGAAGACAAAATGAACTAGAGGAATCTATTGGTATTAAATGCAACGATCGAGCAATCCACAATTAGATGAAATTCTGGGCAAGGAATATCCCTGTCTGGATCATGGCTTTGTCCGGCTGATCGATTATATGGGCTCAGACGAGGCCATTGTCCAGGCGGCGCGGGTATCTTATGGTAAAGGGACCAAGAAATTGCAGCAGGATCGAGATCTGATCCGTTATTTGATGCGGCATCAGCATACCAGCCCATTTGAAATGGTGGAATTCAAATTTCAT
It encodes:
- a CDS encoding N-acetylmuramidase domain-containing protein, with protein sequence MAVQKAIVNVEKLNIRAGPGMEFPIVGQLAKGLVVHVRRIQGDWAELDLSLLEGYVARANIAFHDSSSVATQIEQVGVIDADKVNIRSGPGTSFEPVAMLNKGDMVVIEVSGSDWHQVRTRPINGFVMSQLLVPATPAEAITEGPYRAAIKEIVVNLRSGPGEQFAIIGQLAKDTEIIVKRSTNGWAEIETIPIAGYLRADLIRVGALEYAALRTPTSNPLVTVKADWLRLRKGPGEPFATLAYLPAGNLLELMDLANDWVRVRPIMGQAFVAQTYLAPVAAEILSIPTGHGDPLKPPNHLIIPIQDAFSTEQQIMAANWNDYGGLIQQISSKFSIDPVVVLAVLSVESRGKGFGLDGRLLIRFENHYFYQFWGKANEELFHRHFRFHSVHPWQGHQYRRSQSAKWLDVHTDDQRSEWDAFEFAKQLDRLAAFQSISMGSPQIMGANFDRIGYDSPEEMFFAFQSDSREQLWAMFRYIESKNLIPELISENFIRFAEAYNGPAQASAYGEKLRQHVDQFRKIAPKLV